The genomic segment atcaatgcttcaggctgctggtggtgtaatggtgtggggaatattttcttggtccactttgggctaAAAAGCaccggatcggtgcggcgtccgcagtgatgcgggctctgcatcggtctgtcgtggtgaagagagagctgagccaaaaggcaaagctcttgatttaccggtcaatctacgttcctaccctcacctatggtcatgagctgtgggtaatgaccgaaagaacgagatctcgaatacaagcggccgaaatgagtttcctccgcagggtggccgggctctcccttagagatagggtgagaagctcggtgatccgggaggggctcagagtagagccgcttctcctccacatcgagaggagccagatgaggtggctcgggcatctggttaggatgcctcctggacgcctccctggtcaggtgttccgggcacgtcccaccggaaggaggccccggggcagacccaggacacgctggacagactacatctctcggctggcctgggaacacctcgggatcccttcagatgagctggtgaatgtggccggggagagggaagtctgggtttccctgcttaggcagctgcccccgcgacccgactccggataagcggaagagaatggatggatggcactttgggcccctttgtaccaacgtggcctggtttaaccagcacagcctacctgagtattgtcgctgaccatgtccatccctttatgaccacagtgtagcatcttctgatggctacttccagcaggataatgcaccatgtcacaaagctcagatcatctccacctgctttctagaacatgacgatgagttcactggactccattggcctccacagtcaccagatctcagtgcagtagagcagctttgggatttggtggaacgggagattctcatcatggatgcagccgacaaacctgcagaaactgttgatgctgtcatgttaatatggagcaaaacctctgaggaatgtttccaacaccttgttgacaccaagaattaaggcagttttgGAGGAAAACTGAGTCTAACCGGTACTAgtaggtggacctgatgaagtggacaGTGAATGTAGATTTAATATATTGAATATTGAAAgaatccttttttaaaaaatacttttcctttttgctgCCTGTCTTCATTTCCACTTTggtttttctttgaattttagTTCTGGGGATAAAACACCAGCTTCTTCATGAACTGAACGTTTCCTCTGGACTTTCCTCAGAAATCTGAGGTGACAAATAACAACTATTGTTGCTGAATCTTGGCTCATGCCACGTCTTGTTGTTGTGTGCAGCTGTGGTGCATAAATTAATAGAAGACGCTGGAAACCAAACTAAGAGGCTGGTTCTGATGTTACCTTTCGTCCATAGATGACCTCTGAGTAACCCGGACCGTGCCAGTGAAACGGGACTCCTGTTCCTGgacctgaggaagaggaggggatgctctgattggtcagatgtGATCTGATGATAAGTGTTTCAGTAACTAATAATATGAATGATTCCTCCAATGGAGCGATTTAAACTTGAATCTGTCTTCTGCCTCTGTGGGGCAGCAGGAGGAAGTTAAATGTttctttgttggtgtttttgCTCTCCAACCTGCGATCCCGAAGCTGTACGCTCCGCTGGTGTGAGGAAGGACGTACGGTGGCGACTTGTACTGGTCGAACAGGCTCTGCCACTCGGTGAAGTTGTTGTCTCCGAAGAAATACAGCGTCTCTGTGGAGAAGATGCAGACGGCTGATCCACAGAGGAAGAACCCTCCACCAGGGTTCAACCTCACAGGTTAAACACCCACTCGCTCATTTTCACAAACCtcataaaaaaacatcatgcTTCCACAAAAACTCTCCAAATGtctaatataatataaaacagctgataagacagaataaataaataaattctgttaatAAGGTAGATGTCAGGCGATTCACATGCATCTAAAGATTTATATCCACAGGAACCTTTTTGGATACAAAAATTAGTTACATTGCAGATaaaaatcagagtgtgaaaTATTACTGCTTGTGCAGTTTGTATTGTGGACATGTGGAAGGTTGgtacatacataaaataaccTACAAGTTACAGATGTGGTTTACCTGATTTACATCTCCTGGTGAGTATTTTCTGTCCATAAGCCCTGACCTGATTGTTTTATTTCGGACAGAACTCGGTGAGTCATTGGATTTTCTTTTCAGAGGTGccttaatttaattttccttttaaactggttttacatcgagggctgcacggtggtgtggtggttagcaccccagcacagcaagaaggtcgctggtttgagcctcagctggaggatggttcaaacagtggcctttctgtgtggagttttcaTGTTCTCCCTGTGAATGTGTTGGTTCTCTCCAGATACTCCGGCTTCTGGTCAATCTAAATTCTCGCTGGGTGTGAATGgtggtttgtctctctgtgctggccctgtgatggactggcaacctgtccaggcgtacctgcctctcgcctggtaattgctgggataggctccagcttgaattggactaagcagtgtagaaatggatgaatgaataattttacattaaaatgtctgGAAGCGGACTCAGAAACTATTCTTGACGTGGCAAAGCGAAGTCTTTCTGCACAGATGTCGCTCAAAAGTGTGAGGACAAGAAGCAAAATCCTTTCATAAAATACAAAacgaaaataaagtaaaatggttggttttgtatttgcatttagGGATTTAGTTTGTCCTGCAAACGGTAAAAcctaaatctttcatttttaaaattattaatttaattttaacagttaaaataaaaaatgccttGTATTGTATTTAGTTtgaaatataaatgtgtttttgtctccaagTGTTGTTTATAATCATGTTTATGGAGGAAATCAGCTCCTGAGTTCTGCACCTGTAATCCACCACAGAGAATTCCGACTGACCGGAACATGAAACACCTGGTCACGCTGCCCCCTACTGGTCACctgcatgttttctctgctgaaCACGGAGCCGGAGTTGAACTCACCGCTGCCGAGGGCGTCTGCAGACTGAGGCTTCAGGAATACATCCACGTACTCCCGGAAGGGAACGTCCACTGGAACAGATTAAAGCAGAGAGTCAGGAATGCACCTTTCTGCAGGTAATTGTACAGTTTAAGTGTCAGACATGCTTACCTTTCCTATACGAGTACGTGTTAGCAGTGCTGAGCTTCACTCTGTGGGAGCCATATTTCTCCAGGAGGCTGGGCTTGGAGCACAGCAACTGGAATTTCTACAACAAAACCAGCAGGAGGTTTTTATCTCAGATCAGGACTCTGCAGAGacagtttctgctgttttctgcaGATTAAAACCTGTTTATATGTACAAACTTTACCGAAGCAAGCTGGGTGCatcaaaatgactgaaacagaTTCAGAATTACTCCAAAGATACTTAAAAAGACCACATATGGACATTAAATggccacagaaacacaaaccaaGATAACATCTATGATGAgcacaaaacaactttaacccTGAAaactccagttttttttttgttttttttttctactttgggccactttttttatttatttatttttatgtaaactgCATGTAGAAGCTGAACCTTTTAAGACAGttagcatgcagacatgatgttttcagcCTCAGTTGttagattatgaggctaaaatgatgtaaaatcaatagatatagcagcataaaggccgaccagaagaagaaagcagaatttattactaacagaactttgtagaaataacacacagatcaacagtgaccaagccttttctcatctgcacatcattctctgaagtcttggctttcaggagaaaaaatattggtatTGAAACTAAcccacaacagaaactatttccatatttccactttttcctcatttccagttatttctgctactatttacctgctatcctcactaaaccaactccagctcagctgctttttggcgccaccgtgcatcagaaacgtcttcttggctttattccagccatagaggagcattaattttcttcttttcacacacacatagaactttctgctcactggttgatctttggctgctcctgattggacattaccgtcaatctaagctctctgattggtggaaagtctgacaggaagtggcttcatcataatttccaggtctaaatagaggtctcttagcaacatagtagtgatagtgatctttttatgatgaaaatgtgataaataatgctgttatcatggatccctgaggatttaccagatagagtcagTCAGtgcattttgtggctggattgtaaatcTCTTGGACAGGATATAAAAgcctggaaaacctccataGATCGCCTAAAGGTAatctatccatcacaatttaccccacagagttacacactactgttGCTGAGAAACCAGTCATGAGAGAAGTAACGGGGCTCAGTGGTCCCAAGGCTTTAAGGGgcaaagagacaaaaaattaataaactaaatgatcttttagTAGCTGCTGTTTGAAATGAAGTTCATGGACTATGTTTCCTCTGGTCCCCTCCATTGATCTTACCACTGAAACTGGTCCTGAACCAGTTTTAAACTTTCAAAAACAACAGTCAGCAGGTGGACTTTTCCCTtgacactttatttttaaagaaacatcagcagcagcGAACATGTTTGACTTTCCAAAGTTTGATTACACACCGTGTTATCAGTGAGGCCTCTGAGGATGGCCGGTCTGCTGTAGGCATATCTGCAAGAGGAGGAAATATAACCATGAGACTTTTCTCCAAGTGTGAAACAAACACAGCTCCAACACGTCTGTAAATCTGCAGTCTGTCCTCAAAATGTCTCCCAGACCAAGACATTTAAATCTAAGCAACAGTTCCTGCTGCAAAATTTAATCATCAAACAAAGCTgtcaataaatcaataaacaaaaatcagctcagttttataggttttattgttaccatggtgattatGTTTAGTTTACGGCCTTAATAAATCTTATACATCAATAGTTTAGGACCTGATAACATAGTTAAAATGAGTACATTAGCAGAGGCCGTTCATTCATCGGGTTTATTGATTACACCTTACCTTTCAATGAACTGTTGATATGAGACGGAGGAGCTGTCCAGCACGTCGATATTACAAGGTCCTTCGTCTTCTAACCGGAAATCTGTAGGCAGATACCTGCATACAGAGGCGCACGTGACGGTCAGAGCATTTCCAGGTAGCGCGTACGATGTCACGAGAGGTTTCGAGAAGACTAAATTGTCATCGGAAGAAGCTTTAAACTAATTCATTGTGAGAATTTTGTGATGAACCAGGTGTGTGAACTCACCATCCTCCTCCGTCATCCGCCGGCTGCGACGTGAGTCCGCCGGTCACGcgcaacaaaacaaacaacacaacacactgcgcagctttgttttccattcAAGTGCTCCAGGCGGGACTTTAACTCAAGTCGGAGAAAAattgattgttttatttccacatcTGAGATAAACACCGTCTGAGCGGCTGTCCGACTTCCTGCCTGACAACCAATCAGAAAGCACCACATTTGCCCGTGTTGCGTTCGAGGTATATTGGAATTACCATGTCTACGGAGGTTCCACTCCAGACTTCACTGCTACACAAAAAAGACAATTctcagaaattaaaataattatgctGACGATAGAGTTGGTTGGCTACATGAATGTGAGgttaaaaagcaagtatattctcaCATTAAGCCTCATTTATCAATGTTTATTTATCTGAAAAGGGAAACAGCTGCCATAGCTGGAAAGTTTGCAAGACATTTTTTCACAGGTAAGCATCTTGTTTCCTAACATCATATTTTTTAACAAGCTGAATGAagttgttctattttttttgtttttttgttttagtatttatctgtcttcaaagctgcagattccccTCCAAATGAGGATTCTTGTCGATTTCTGATGTCTTCAAGCTGATGAGGATGCAGCTTCATTCAAGCTAAATGCTCAACATATTGACAGTTGTGCAGAGCAGGTATATGGAGCCACGATGGTGACAGAAATGTTGTAACTTGCATCTCCATAAACACCAAATACAGGTACAAATTAAATCTATAAGTATGGACCAATCAGATTTCTCTAATCCCTAACCAATCATGGACAGAGTTGACCAAAACTAGTGCAGCCTTCATAGCTTCCTAAAGGTGAGTCTGTTTAtggataaaatagataaaataaaatggataaaatatttaagaacCCTTTGTGGAATTAGCTAATAATAGAGACATGTTTTTCACCtccaaaaagaaaactttgagTTTTCGTAACCAGTAATGAAATGACAGCCTATATCATAATTGCtgtaattttaaatataatgagGCCATTGAGGTAATAACATGCCAATAACACATATTCTTGATCAACAAACTGCATAAAAACATCATAACAAGTCTTGTTTTCCTGAGAAATGCAGTcttattttaatgcattatGACATTAtcagctgcagttttttaatCTTCAAAAGATTTTTTCATGCTGAGCCAAAACCAATCGATAGCATCATAACTTATAATTGGTTCAAAAATTTAATTATATGATTGGCAAGTTACTAGGTTATTGGCATTAGTAtatttaaaatgaccaaaatgaTCACGTTATTGGTCGGTATTACACTAGTGGTTGCTACAGGAAGCTGTGACATGACGTAAAGTTTAGTTGCAGACGCAGAGAATCGTCCTCCTCTCTCCATGATTGATTAGGGATTagagaaatttgattggttcttgagtaaatgtgtaaaatattttgttcttgTAAATCTGACTTGCAGAATGAATCTGTATTTGTACATCAGAGCCGTATTTATCAAGTGTCTTAGAGCCATTTTATACCTAAGTGCTGAGAAATTGTTGAAattgaaaaaatgtttgtaaaagagaactggttctcaaacatttttttacctggttaaataaaggttaaataaaattaaaaaaaaattgtggaaTTTAGTCCTACTCTCAAACTTAGGAATAAAAGCTATTTATCAACTTTCTCAAGTCTAAGAATCACTCCTTCTCCTCCAAACATTTAAGAGACCTCCAGAGGTTCCTAAGTAGTTAGCAGTTACCTGTAGCAGGACTATTCAACTCAGTCCCACAGgggctgcaggttttcaatgtctctgctccaacacaactTTGTCACAGAGGTTGTCTGAAGAGAAAAATATGATTTCCGGACCAGCAGTCATCTaaagtcaccatggcaacaggttcTTCTTTGGTTCATGGTGTAAAataatgatgttaaaaaaaatccatgttaAACTCATTCCTTtaagctttatttaattttttgtgcaAACAGCTTATAAAACAGAGACCTGAGCTCAGAGGACCAGGATTATCATCTGTTTAGCCGGACAACATTCCTTTAGTTCCAGTATAAAGCTTAGGAAAAGCTCAAGTTAATACACATTTTCCCAGTGTCTTGTCATGTCCCTCTTCATGTAAAACAGCACATGTAAGAGGTTTTTCATTCAGACGTGACATTGCTGTGAAAGTCTCTGTGTCTATCAGACGGACTTGTACTCTCTTTCCCAGGCAGTGTATTCCTCTATAAGGCTTTGGGCTGATGGCTTGGTGTGTGTTATCACCTCTAAGAAGTCATCAGTGGTAACAGTTTCCAGCTGAATGGCCGGCATGGCGCCGTCTGCTGTGGAGGACAATCACAGGGAGGTTCAAGTGTTGTAGGAGACTGTGGAGCTAGGAAAGGACACAAGTGTTCTAACTTGTATCTCCATAAGTGAAACTGTAACAAGTACAGGTCCTGATCAAATCTACAGGTACAAGTTAATACAGCAAGTCTACAAGTCAGAAAATATAAGTCTTAAATTCAAGTAAATTGCACCATTTTGTGTAATTAGTGTTTGCAGACTTGCAGAATTAATCTACACTTGTAGATATGATTTGTATCtgttataaaagtaaaaaaaacaatttacaaaaCGCATGTCCTTGTCCCAGCTCCATAGGAGTCTCTGCCCACAGGACTGTATGTATGCCAGCCTACCGTCCTGATGTGACTCCAGCACATCAAAGATCTTGCGAACTGGTCTCATGGCCGCCTCCTTACACACCAACCTGATATCTGAGCCAGAGTATCCCTCCATCTCCTGTCCGGGAATAAGACAAATGTTAAAATCTGAAACATGACTTCAGTTACATGACGGTAAAATATGTTGTAGCAAACCTCTGCCAGCCTTTTATAGTCCAACTCAGTCCGTAGCTCCACCCCTCCTACAGAGCTGAGAGGAGGCAGCCAATGAGAGATCATGGCCTGCCGGGCAGGTGAGGAGGGAAGGTTCACCAGGATCCTCTTCTCTAACCTTCTCAGCATGGCGTGGTCCAGTTCCCTGAGAAGAAAACCGCAGAAACAGATCAACTtttataagaaatattttaaattatctcCATTCACAGTTCGTGttttaacctcttcttcacAGGCCATTTTTTCTGCCTAAACTCTGAAAAAAAACGAATTATATCTTCACAACTGCAAGGGTTGTATTTATAAtcttggtctctacagaaagctgagacatgtgagattccTACAGATGTGTCAGAGTCAAgatgtgtgttactgtgtcagagtaaattcgcctggaacacagtagaaaatgtaaacctAGCGGCCCAattaatctaggaatgagtaatgtctGATTAGGAACTCTGCTACAGTCTGGGGTATAAAGTGAAGCTAagcagttttccaggtgtttaatagaggtgttacacaggtaaatttctcaggaagccatctgttgatgatgatggacttctctatcaatggtcagtaaggagaatccagggatagcccccacattcactTTAGAACCACCATGAGGATcaagaaagaagtgaagcccaagatattCTATGATAATAAGAGTAAATACTTTATATTAAACCCTctttcatctccatggaaaccagcagggccttcatgattcatttcaaacaagcAGAGTCATAGGGGAACACATTAGCAgcgtttttagagctggaataaaacttttcaccacaaaacagcaaaagtaagacatggtttctgattctggctgctagctcccagagtttctgtcccacagtgatgagacatctttgtaaccagcagagtctctgctttcatatgactCCTTGTTAGCTTGAGagggagaaattagcagaagctctaaagtggacagagctgttctcctATTTCTCTTACGTTTCCATATAATTGGGGTGTGAACTgcgtttggtttggatgccactGCTTGGTAAAGTCTTTTAGCTAAGTTTGTCcccatcatgt from the Melanotaenia boesemani isolate fMelBoe1 chromosome 2, fMelBoe1.pri, whole genome shotgun sequence genome contains:
- the jmjd8 gene encoding jmjC domain-containing protein 8; amino-acid sequence: MENKAAQCVVLFVLLRVTGGLTSQPADDGGGWYLPTDFRLEDEGPCNIDVLDSSSVSYQQFIERYAYSRPAILRGLTDNTKFQLLCSKPSLLEKYGSHRVKLSTANTYSYRKVDVPFREYVDVFLKPQSADALGSETLYFFGDNNFTEWQSLFDQYKSPPYVLPHTSGAYSFGIAGPGTGVPFHWHGPGYSEVIYGRKRWFLYPPDMEPHFHPNRTTLSWLMETYPHLPENEAPLECTIRPGEVLYFPDRWWHATLNLDTSVFISTFLG